A single window of Planktothrix serta PCC 8927 DNA harbors:
- a CDS encoding tetratricopeptide repeat protein: MTQSNPEDSLIITQSSHPYASLMSELSQQATQYQESGQFNEAIICYQKLINLEPSLLLGYQRIGYYSLKTEQFEQAVIAYQKVIELKSNEFWAYNNLGEALIKLKRWEEAIPIYETAIKLDPNCFWAYNSLGQCLTQTQQWEKAVPIYKKAMELDPDFWGVYQQLGEVLTTLERWEEVIPIYRHSIELKPDFFWSYVGLSKALIQLEQWEEAIPVCQQAISIDPNFFWCYINLGDSLCNLKRWQEAVDVYTTAHRIKSDFFWSYKNLGEGFIQLQRWQDAIPAYQQALELNSTEASCYYNLGLAYLNVQQKQEAIACFEKALQLQPDDISTQQKLNELIGISSISPSTPSSGQLEPIDWLKYYPKSGQAPSYLLPKPVPLGKNSQTGKWQFPVPPKEIMLVFAENEQYYLNSGKTQVQVMLSVLRESGYFLKTGSRILDFGCASGRILRELADLSDICEMWGTDINADCIAWCQQNMSPPFHFFVGTTMPHLPFEDRYFDLIYAGSVFTHIDDLADAWLLELRRILKPGGLAFITIQERYIFEKIREFPELWLSNNNIWPKEQKQACMQNYLEYINQDFAMFTLGRDTRSLVFYDINYFAEKWKPFFQVLAVKQEAYYWQTGVLLKRL; this comes from the coding sequence ATGACCCAATCTAACCCAGAAGATAGTTTAATTATTACTCAATCCTCTCATCCCTATGCTTCCCTGATGAGTGAATTATCTCAACAAGCCACTCAATATCAAGAGAGTGGACAGTTTAACGAAGCAATCATTTGTTACCAAAAATTGATTAATCTTGAACCCAGCTTACTTTTAGGGTATCAAAGAATTGGCTATTATTCTCTAAAAACAGAACAATTTGAACAAGCGGTTATAGCTTATCAAAAAGTGATTGAATTAAAATCTAATGAATTTTGGGCTTATAATAATTTAGGAGAAGCTTTAATTAAATTAAAGCGATGGGAAGAAGCTATTCCTATCTATGAAACAGCGATTAAATTAGACCCTAATTGCTTTTGGGCTTATAATAGTTTAGGACAATGTTTAACCCAGACCCAACAATGGGAAAAAGCCGTTCCTATCTATAAAAAAGCGATGGAATTAGATCCTGATTTTTGGGGAGTTTATCAACAGTTAGGAGAAGTATTAACCACCTTAGAAAGATGGGAAGAGGTGATTCCAATTTATCGCCATTCCATTGAATTAAAACCGGACTTTTTTTGGTCTTATGTTGGTTTAAGCAAAGCCTTAATTCAGTTAGAACAATGGGAAGAAGCCATCCCAGTTTGTCAACAAGCTATTTCTATTGATCCGAATTTCTTTTGGTGTTATATTAATTTAGGGGATTCCCTCTGCAATTTAAAACGATGGCAAGAAGCCGTTGATGTTTATACCACAGCCCATCGAATTAAATCGGATTTCTTTTGGTCTTATAAAAATTTAGGGGAAGGGTTCATTCAATTACAACGATGGCAAGATGCCATTCCAGCTTATCAACAAGCGCTGGAATTAAATTCAACGGAAGCCTCCTGTTATTATAACTTAGGTTTAGCGTATCTGAATGTACAACAAAAACAAGAGGCGATCGCTTGTTTTGAAAAAGCTTTACAACTGCAACCGGATGATATTTCAACCCAACAAAAATTGAATGAACTCATCGGAATTTCTTCTATTTCACCTTCTACCCCATCATCAGGTCAATTAGAACCGATTGACTGGTTAAAATATTACCCTAAATCGGGACAAGCGCCTTCTTATCTGTTACCTAAACCTGTTCCTTTGGGCAAAAATTCCCAGACAGGGAAATGGCAATTTCCGGTTCCCCCCAAAGAGATCATGTTAGTTTTTGCCGAAAATGAGCAGTATTATCTTAACTCTGGAAAAACTCAAGTTCAGGTAATGTTGAGTGTATTGCGAGAGTCTGGTTATTTCTTAAAAACAGGAAGCCGGATTTTAGATTTTGGCTGTGCATCGGGGCGAATTCTTCGGGAGTTAGCCGATTTATCTGATATTTGTGAAATGTGGGGAACGGATATTAACGCGGATTGTATTGCATGGTGTCAACAAAATATGAGTCCTCCCTTTCATTTTTTTGTAGGGACAACAATGCCCCATTTACCCTTTGAAGACCGCTATTTTGATTTAATTTATGCGGGCTCAGTGTTTACTCATATTGATGATTTAGCAGATGCTTGGCTGTTAGAACTCCGTCGAATTTTAAAACCCGGAGGACTGGCTTTTATTACTATTCAAGAACGTTATATTTTTGAGAAAATCAGAGAATTTCCTGAACTCTGGCTATCTAATAATAATATCTGGCCAAAAGAACAAAAACAAGCCTGTATGCAAAACTATTTGGAATATATTAATCAAGATTTTGCCATGTTTACATTAGGACGAGATACAAGATCATTGGTTTTTTATGATATCAATTATTTTGCTGAAAAATGGAAACCCTTTTTCCAGGTTTTAGCTGTTAAACAAGAAGCCTATTATTGGCAAACTGGAGTATTATTAAAGCGACTTTAA
- a CDS encoding GGDEF domain-containing protein, translating into MLSSNEFDLYNLSHPIPSILCSSLSSTLQDQHLYDCQVDVSECGEVVANYFNYNPLFPGVILTQKQEFFGMISRRRFLERLSRPYGIELFLKRPLKLLYRLEKKQLLILAGSTPILEATQSALKRLPDLVYEPIVVQLAPQIYRLIDMYQLLLAQAQIHQLSNQILQELYQELQIKASLDGLTQVANRHFFDQYFEQQWLQLEFTKFPLSLIFTDVDYFKAYNDTYGHQAGDDCLKQIAQVIAQTLTLDQGLVARYGGEEFVVVLPKIYLDQAILIAEKMRDNIKAIQLHHPSSSVSSHVTISLGIATVEFGNSEIMNQIKTPGDLIIAADQALYEAKNQGRDRVVSFSMRDPYLWVTSPQVSLQNH; encoded by the coding sequence ATGCTAAGTTCCAACGAATTTGATTTGTACAACCTGTCGCACCCCATCCCTTCTATCCTCTGTTCTAGTTTATCCTCAACCCTACAAGATCAGCACTTGTATGATTGTCAAGTTGATGTTTCAGAATGTGGGGAAGTTGTTGCTAACTATTTTAATTATAATCCTTTATTCCCCGGAGTCATTTTAACGCAAAAGCAAGAATTTTTTGGGATGATTTCTCGACGGCGATTTTTAGAACGGTTAAGTCGTCCTTATGGAATTGAATTGTTTTTAAAGCGTCCGTTAAAACTGTTGTATCGCTTGGAAAAAAAACAGCTTTTAATTTTGGCTGGTTCCACTCCCATTTTAGAAGCGACTCAATCGGCTTTAAAACGCTTACCGGATTTAGTTTATGAACCCATCGTTGTTCAACTCGCACCTCAAATTTATCGATTGATTGATATGTACCAACTTTTACTCGCTCAGGCTCAAATTCATCAATTATCCAATCAAATCTTACAAGAATTATATCAGGAACTACAAATCAAAGCCAGCTTAGACGGCTTAACTCAAGTCGCTAACCGTCATTTTTTTGATCAATATTTTGAACAACAATGGTTACAACTTGAATTCACGAAATTTCCACTTTCTCTGATTTTTACTGATGTTGATTACTTCAAAGCTTATAATGATACCTACGGACATCAAGCCGGAGATGATTGTCTTAAACAAATAGCTCAAGTAATCGCACAAACCCTGACCTTAGATCAAGGTTTAGTCGCCCGATATGGGGGAGAAGAATTTGTAGTTGTTTTACCTAAAATCTACCTAGATCAAGCTATTTTAATTGCTGAAAAAATGCGAGATAATATCAAAGCAATTCAGCTTCATCATCCTAGTTCTTCCGTGAGTTCCCATGTCACCATAAGTTTAGGAATTGCGACTGTAGAATTTGGTAATTCCGAAATCATGAACCAGATTAAAACACCAGGAGATTTAATTATTGCAGCTGACCAAGCTTTGTATGAAGCTAAAAATCAAGGACGAGATCGGGTGGTCTCTTTCAGCATGAGAGACCCCTACCTCTGGGTTACAAGTCCTCAAGTATCGCTTCAAAATCACTAG
- a CDS encoding HepT-like ribonuclease domain-containing protein, with protein MKENRIYLIHIRDCLQRIKSYTATGKDGFYEQTMIQDAVMRNLEVMCESIRLLPDEWKASEPNTPWHRIVGFRNRLAHEYLGIDLEVIWDIVENYLPGLETAIEKIAERFWQV; from the coding sequence ATGAAAGAAAATAGAATTTACTTAATCCATATTCGAGATTGTTTACAACGCATTAAATCTTATACGGCTACGGGAAAAGATGGCTTTTATGAACAGACGATGATTCAAGATGCAGTGATGAGAAATCTTGAGGTGATGTGTGAATCTATCAGACTATTACCTGATGAATGGAAAGCATCAGAACCTAATACACCTTGGCACAGAATTGTTGGATTTAGGAATAGACTAGCCCATGAGTATTTAGGGATTGATTTAGAGGTTATATGGGATATCGTTGAAAATTACTTACCCGGGTTAGAAACCGCAATTGAAAAAATAGCAGAAAGATTTTGGCAGGTATAA
- a CDS encoding TldD/PmbA family protein, whose protein sequence is MLTTSTRQKTCDLATLAIDLIDQAGCEYGDIRFCTYRNQTLHAHDHSLSHLTDHQKSGFGVRVLLKGAWGFAASYRQTPEELIRMVNLAIEIAKGSRLCQQNPVRLVPVKAYQDTYITPIKIDPFSIPISEKANLLLTINDRLLQYQEQGIRKANSYLQFNQENKLFASTEGSLIEQTIYRSYSGYRCTAVANGDAQSRSYERPPLNLGYEHIDQTDLLSQIERVAEEALEKVYAPKGPSGIQSTLILKPTNLYLTIHESVGHPTELDRVYGYESNFAGTSFATTDQLGTLQYAAPWINFKCDRTQPAGRSTIGYDDEGVPSQEWYVVKEGILVDYLTDRETAYRLGKSSSKGCAFADSWSSLPMVRIPNLGLEPGPIGGSHTATLAEMIADTKEGILIDGIGSFSIDQQRRNFQFGGDGFWQIKNGKIVGMLKDVTYHAMTTDFWNQVDAIGPASEWQQCGTNMCGKGEPLQIAQMTHACVPVRVQNINIGG, encoded by the coding sequence ATGCTAACAACCTCTACCCGCCAAAAAACCTGTGATTTAGCTACTCTTGCGATTGATTTAATTGATCAAGCGGGATGTGAGTATGGAGATATTCGTTTTTGTACCTATCGAAATCAAACACTTCATGCTCATGATCACTCCTTAAGTCACCTCACCGATCATCAGAAATCTGGTTTTGGAGTCCGAGTTTTGCTGAAGGGCGCTTGGGGATTTGCTGCGAGTTATCGCCAAACCCCAGAAGAATTAATTCGGATGGTTAATTTGGCGATTGAAATTGCCAAAGGAAGCCGTTTATGTCAACAAAATCCTGTGCGTTTAGTTCCCGTTAAAGCCTACCAAGATACCTATATTACACCGATTAAAATTGATCCCTTTTCAATTCCAATTAGCGAAAAAGCTAATTTATTATTAACGATCAATGATCGCTTACTTCAGTATCAAGAACAAGGAATTAGAAAAGCAAATTCTTATCTACAATTTAACCAAGAAAATAAACTCTTTGCTTCCACAGAAGGGTCATTAATTGAACAAACAATTTATCGCAGTTATAGTGGATATCGCTGTACGGCGGTTGCGAATGGGGATGCTCAAAGTCGCAGTTATGAACGACCTCCTTTAAATCTTGGTTATGAACATATTGATCAAACCGATTTATTGAGTCAAATTGAACGGGTCGCCGAAGAAGCTTTAGAAAAAGTTTATGCTCCTAAAGGGCCGTCAGGAATTCAAAGCACGTTAATTTTAAAGCCGACAAATCTTTATTTAACTATTCATGAATCCGTTGGTCATCCCACCGAATTAGATCGGGTTTATGGCTATGAATCTAACTTTGCAGGCACCAGTTTTGCCACAACGGATCAACTCGGAACTCTCCAATATGCAGCGCCTTGGATTAATTTTAAATGCGATCGCACCCAACCCGCAGGACGGAGTACCATCGGTTATGATGATGAAGGAGTTCCCTCTCAAGAATGGTATGTAGTGAAAGAGGGTATTTTAGTGGATTATTTAACAGATCGAGAAACCGCTTATCGCTTAGGAAAATCAAGTAGTAAGGGCTGTGCTTTTGCTGATAGTTGGTCAAGTTTACCGATGGTGAGAATTCCCAATTTAGGATTAGAACCAGGGCCAATTGGAGGCAGTCATACGGCAACATTAGCCGAGATGATTGCTGATACCAAAGAGGGAATTTTAATAGATGGTATTGGTAGTTTTTCCATTGATCAACAACGGCGTAATTTTCAATTTGGTGGCGATGGGTTTTGGCAAATCAAAAATGGCAAAATTGTCGGAATGTTAAAAGATGTCACCTATCACGCCATGACAACGGATTTTTGGAACCAAGTCGATGCTATTGGCCCTGCTTCTGAATGGCAACAATGTGGCACTAATATGTGTGGAAAAGGAGAACCTTTACAAATTGCTCAAATGACCCATGCTTGCGTTCCAGTTCGGGTACAAAATATTAATATTGGAGGCTGA
- a CDS encoding nucleotidyltransferase family protein, producing MKIREFLQQKREDILQIADQHGAFNVRIFGSVARGEETENSDIDFLIDYDISKISPWFPVGLIEDLEQILNRKVDVVTAKSLHYFIREKILNEAIKL from the coding sequence ATGAAAATTAGAGAATTCCTACAACAAAAACGAGAAGATATTTTGCAAATAGCCGATCAACATGGAGCATTCAATGTGCGAATATTTGGCTCGGTTGCCAGAGGGGAAGAAACAGAGAATAGTGATATTGATTTTTTAATTGATTACGATATTTCTAAAATTTCTCCTTGGTTTCCAGTGGGGTTAATTGAAGATTTAGAGCAAATTTTAAATCGTAAGGTTGATGTGGTGACAGCGAAATCTTTACATTACTTTATTCGAGAAAAAATATTGAATGAGGCAATTAAATTATGA
- a CDS encoding tetratricopeptide repeat protein: MAKKLKTLSTLETTILKEAWRGKEGKSYDEIGNSEGFVGESVKTAAYKLWQRLSNLCEEKVKRDNVQAVVERYYNKVAIASPSTPITPASNFIDSNNEITIPENIVNENINFIGRENAIAHLKTKINQGAKIILIQAAAGIGKTTLATEFLKNQNFDKILYLTMAKERETISPVETIVEEWLKKDFEEEPGRDFMVSLGRLKRLLQNQKIGILIDNLEPALDSEFRFIEPHRCYIELLRMLTDPMVQSVTLITSRERLCEGDITVETYRLPELDYCTWKQYFKYYQINNYESILTEMHKVYGGNAKAMRILCGAIQEDNQGDIQTYWNCNQAEILAKPDLKNLVNSQFKRLQELDINAFKLLCRLGCYRYQDVPTVPDNGLLCLLWDVPEGEQRRVIESLKNRSLVEVNKGEFFLHPMVREEAIARLRKSEDWETANIKAAEFWTESVESVETIKDGLTALEAYYHYVEIDDFEQAGSIIEKERYNKWQRGEPLGGSFARFGLLQQTASLINKVKDKLENSYVKARLYKILGDIQWLRGSIHQAINHHKECKSIAEKIKTLYIDSEQSPELDFYLYQLYRLSVVSLFNQGLCYLDIGDLGQSYLLFEETIFTLSNKKIILITKENQLYQDHFYHIQLCSYVYLALINSYWGNTETTLSYLNKSKPLKEAKVTIWSQGYTFLCLGVAYKNIGETLNSFEMYNQAISFAQETNFTQVKAKALTGLGELYRMQGDFTTALTHHQESIEILEQIGAKCDIAEAYYQQALTYQQMGDRENSQPNFDNAIQLFTEIEAPRRVERVRKSIINE, encoded by the coding sequence ATGGCTAAGAAGCTCAAAACCTTGAGTACCCTTGAAACTACTATCTTGAAAGAGGCGTGGAGGGGTAAAGAGGGCAAAAGTTATGATGAAATTGGAAATAGCGAGGGGTTTGTAGGTGAAAGTGTTAAGACGGCTGCATACAAACTTTGGCAAAGGTTGTCAAACTTATGTGAAGAAAAGGTAAAGCGGGATAATGTGCAAGCGGTTGTCGAGCGTTACTATAATAAAGTTGCGATCGCCTCTCCCTCCACACCTATAACCCCTGCATCTAATTTTATTGATAGTAACAATGAGATCACCATTCCCGAAAATATTGTTAACGAAAATATTAATTTTATTGGTCGGGAAAATGCGATCGCTCACCTTAAAACCAAAATTAATCAAGGTGCGAAAATTATTTTAATTCAAGCCGCAGCAGGAATTGGGAAAACAACTCTGGCTACAGAATTTCTGAAGAATCAAAATTTTGATAAAATCTTATATTTGACGATGGCGAAGGAAAGGGAAACCATCTCGCCTGTTGAAACTATTGTTGAGGAATGGCTGAAAAAGGATTTTGAGGAGGAACCTGGACGGGATTTTATGGTGTCCTTGGGACGACTCAAACGATTGTTACAAAATCAAAAAATAGGGATATTAATTGATAACTTAGAACCTGCACTAGATTCTGAGTTTAGATTTATTGAACCCCATCGATGTTATATCGAACTATTGAGAATGTTAACAGATCCGATGGTGCAGTCAGTAACTTTAATTACCAGTCGTGAACGTTTGTGTGAAGGGGATATTACGGTTGAAACCTATCGTTTACCTGAGTTAGACTATTGTACCTGGAAACAATATTTTAAATATTATCAGATTAATAATTATGAGTCTATTTTAACTGAAATGCACAAAGTCTATGGGGGAAATGCTAAGGCGATGCGGATTCTTTGCGGTGCAATTCAAGAAGATAATCAAGGAGATATTCAAACTTATTGGAATTGTAACCAAGCTGAAATTTTAGCTAAACCCGATTTAAAAAATTTAGTTAATTCTCAGTTTAAGCGTTTGCAAGAACTTGATATTAATGCGTTTAAATTATTATGTCGGTTGGGGTGTTACCGCTATCAAGATGTTCCCACTGTTCCTGATAATGGGTTATTGTGTTTATTATGGGATGTTCCAGAAGGTGAACAGCGCAGAGTGATTGAGTCGTTAAAAAATCGTTCTTTAGTAGAAGTTAACAAGGGTGAATTTTTTTTACATCCAATGGTTAGGGAAGAAGCGATCGCACGTTTAAGAAAAAGTGAAGATTGGGAAACCGCTAATATTAAAGCTGCGGAGTTTTGGACGGAGAGTGTTGAAAGTGTTGAAACGATAAAAGATGGGTTAACCGCGTTAGAAGCTTATTATCATTATGTAGAAATTGATGATTTTGAACAAGCAGGTTCTATAATAGAAAAAGAAAGGTATAACAAGTGGCAAAGAGGTGAACCACTAGGTGGATCATTTGCTAGATTTGGCTTATTACAACAAACTGCTTCATTAATTAATAAAGTTAAAGACAAGCTAGAGAATAGTTATGTTAAAGCTAGGTTATACAAGATATTAGGTGATATACAATGGCTAAGAGGTTCTATACATCAAGCAATAAATCATCATAAGGAATGTAAATCAATAGCAGAAAAAATAAAAACACTATATATTGATTCTGAACAAAGTCCAGAACTAGATTTTTATTTATATCAATTGTATAGATTATCCGTTGTATCCTTATTTAATCAAGGATTGTGCTATTTAGATATAGGGGATTTAGGACAATCTTATCTTTTATTTGAAGAAACGATTTTCACACTCTCTAACAAAAAAATAATCTTAATAACAAAAGAGAATCAACTTTATCAAGATCACTTTTATCATATTCAATTATGCAGTTATGTTTACCTTGCTTTAATAAATTCATATTGGGGTAACACTGAAACAACACTATCTTATCTTAATAAAAGTAAACCTTTAAAAGAAGCTAAAGTGACTATTTGGAGCCAAGGTTACACTTTTCTATGCTTGGGAGTAGCATATAAGAATATTGGCGAGACTCTAAATTCTTTTGAAATGTATAATCAAGCCATATCATTTGCTCAAGAAACTAACTTTACTCAAGTAAAAGCCAAAGCCTTAACAGGTCTAGGAGAACTTTACCGAATGCAGGGCGACTTTACAACCGCACTCACTCATCATCAAGAATCGATAGAAATTTTAGAACAAATTGGGGCAAAATGTGACATTGCTGAAGCTTATTATCAACAGGCGTTAACCTATCAACAGATGGGGGATAGGGAAAACAGTCAACCTAATTTTGATAATGCTATTCAACTGTTTACAGAAATTGAAGCGCCTCGACGAGTTGAGAGGGTGAGAAAGTCGATCATTAATGAATAA